The genomic region aacattacagactttgcttatcgtgtcggaaacatataaagattaagtttaaatttggttgaaaattttcgggttttCATACCACTTGTCAACTCTCCGAAAACCCGACACTTGGAAATGCTCCCTTGACCAAACCGGCATCTTCACAACAAAAACACTCACAACTATTCTAGACAACCTAAAATTCGACAACCTAAGCTTAAACATGGAAACACACCGCAACAAATTAATACCACAAAAAATTAACATATTCGTTTGGAGGGTTAAACTTGGTAGAATACCCACTCGTGTTGAACTTGACAAACGTAATATCAACCTTGATACGCTTCTTTGCCCACTTTGCAACTCATGTGTTGATCCATTGGCCACATTCTCTTCCATTGTACAAAAAGCACAAACATTTGGGTTTTAATTCTCTAATGGTTAAATCTCCCGACCAACACCCTCGCCAATATTTCCGACATCACCACAAACAATCTCTCTTTCGCTAACACACACGTTGCCTCGTCCATATGGCAAGCCATCAAATGGGTAACATTATATATCATTTGGAAACACCGAAACCTCATTGTCTTTAACAAGAAAGATTGGTGTGTTACCACAATATTATCTGAAGTCCAATCACAATCATATTCATGGATTTCCAAAAGGGCAAAGAAAACAACAATCGAATGGCAACAATGGCTCATCAACCCCGCATTATATACAAACATGTTTTCTCGGGATGGCCCTTTGGCTAATTTTGGCCGAATTCATATACCCTATTCCCCCATTTCATGGAGGTCCATTTTCACTTGGTTAAATTGGTAGTTGCAACCTACTTTGTCATCGCACTGCGATACTGTCGGTTGTCTCGCCCCAGGTTGTCTTTTCAAGTTCGACGGTGTCTATGGTTTCAATGTCATGAGGATTTTTTCGTCATTGTATTCTTCCACTTACATATATGTATAGATTTTATAGGGCCTATTGTAAATTCTaatattatcaataaaattttacttgcttttcaaaaaaaaaaaattatattattattttcaaatatggattctctttacggaattaattacgttacatatgtatgtgaaatacatgtttcaataaaatgttgtaatgtagcttttatgacaaaaaaaataataattgtgatgaaaattggaaaaaagtggtgggagaataaatgtagttcatttattctgaccaagttaagtatatcaatatgtttgtaaaaacaacggcaAGTTTGTTAGTCGGAatccgtggtttcacgggtcattaaactaaataactttagcatttacgttcacttaatacctaaaacatatcattaaactgtttcgtttaaataaaattcgtgatttcacgggtcatttcactagtattataAGTAAATGGGTTGAATTGTACACCTTCTTGTTTAAATGAACATTAGAATTAGATTTACAAGTGCTAATGGAAATTAAGCTAATTATAAACTGTTGATCTTTCTAGTTTACAAACTAGAAAATGATGTTACAATGACTGAGAATTAAATATAGACATGATTGAGACATTACAACTTGCAATGTTTAAATATAGAAGTGAAATTGGAGGTCGTGTCAAAAGTTTATTTTCTTTACAATTTTAGATGGAAATTGTTATTAAAGCTTTTTATTAAATTACGTTTCGTGTTGTCAATCACTAGTGATTTGTATGTTTAGTGTTATGGTCCATGGATACTGTGTTTGTTACTTTGGACGACTTTATAGGTCTAAATATTTTTGAGTCAAGCAAACAAAGGTCAAAGAAGATTATTGGTACGAAGATGACTTGATAAAAGAGATATAAATTAAAATTCAACAAGAAGTCCTATATGTGATAATGCTTTAAAGACGCTTGAACATAcattgattttttatttttttcaaacaCGCAATGAAAATTTAAGAGAGTAAATATGCTGAAGTTTTGGCAGATCGACGAACTTAGGCATTTGGGAGAGCATTTAACTGAGAAAAACGGGCATATTAAATTTAGAATTCGACAAAGTATTTGGCAAACAAACGAATGCATAGTGGTGATATGATTTGAAAAGttaaaaatcaaaacgttttatgaaagAGAGTGGGTAGTTTTGGTATAACTAACGAGTTTAGGCAAAACATTATGTTGGTGTCAAATTTGTTATTAAATTCGTGTTAAGTTTATATGCGTAGAAATAATAGACTTTAGCCTAATTCAACtctaaaagtaaacttaaagagaTGAGGAACACAAACTATTATAagcattatacggagtaatatttaatACCATAACCGATGTGAGATGAGACAACTCAACAATATGTGACAACTCCAAGTAATAATGCCAGAATAGGGTAATCGATAATATTCTTCAAGGTGGCCACCGCCTCACAGTTCGATCTCTTTGCTCCCGAATTTCTTATACATAATAAATCGGACTAAAGTCTGTTGATTTTCAGTATGCATATCGAGAACTCAATGAAACAATCCCTAAAGGCTTAACCTTAATAGATACGAGTACTTAACCATTATAGTACATGTACCGTTTATAATTATTTCTTGTTCACCCctatatttttgttatttataATTCATTTTACTTCTAGAAAAGAATATGTATacgtatttatattatttatatttatattatattattatttttttagatttataaaagtgaaagtaaaagaaAGAAATGCTCCACCTCTTGGCATGATGATATtacaagtttttaaaaaaaaatagagaCCCAAAACTAGAACCAAATGCATCTCCCTTTCTCTCACAATCAAAACAGAATTTAAATCATttgtctatctttatctttattaccCTTTTGCCGTTTCACTCTTTACTAAAATCAACCCTAATTACAAATAGTTTTCATTCAAAATTTCGCATTTTATCTTTTATTCAAATTTGTACTTCCAGTCACAGGATCAGTACTTGTATCTTCTCTAATAAAATTTTGAATCTTTTTAATTACCATTTTATTGGGATCTATCTTTATGCACAGATCAAGGCTCTTGAGCTATAAAAATGCAATCTTTTTATGTTGGTGAAGTGATCTGATCCCTACAATATTCTTATGAGGTTAGTGTACACTTTTAATTTTATAATGGGTTTCTTCAATTCACACATTACTGTATAATTTTATATGTAGAATATTGTATTTATTTGAAATTAATTGTTGTCTGTTTTGTGAGTTGGTGAGTCATTTTGGTGTGTTTTCTTTAGGGTTTTACCTTTCAATTTGAATTAGGGTTTAATCCTTCAATTTGAATTAGGCTTTATAAGGTAATTTAGTCAAGTTTGGAAATATGTGAATCCCAATTTGATTTAGCAAATTTTACCCTAAAGGGGAAATTTCAGTTACTATTAGACTAGTAATAGGAATCTATCTGTAAACTTTGATATGGGAAATTGAATGCCATAGCTAAAAGTTGTGCTATATAACAAAGTTGATCTTCCATTTTTTATAATTTTGAACCCCAAAACTGTAAAATCAAGTTATGCAAAGCAAATAGTAAAATAGTAAAATAGTAAAATAGCAAAATATAGAAATATACTAGAAACTTTCTTGTTTACAACCTCAACTACCCTTTAGGGCAATAAATGGACAAATTTTATTTGATAAGGCGATATCGACAAATTTATTTAGTATCAGCTGATAAGAGTAAATAATGGAAGATATAGCTAGAGAAAGCAACATACATTTTGGTAGGATCACAATAAGTACTTTCTACGGGTGAAGGAAAattttgaatttaaaaaaaaaaaaaaaaatcctaataTTAATTGGTAACTTCTAAAAGATTGACGGGTTTGTTATGTAATATTTGACAGGTTTGATATTGATGTTATTAGCATTATAAAGAAAGATGATATCTGAAAGTGTTTCGGGGGAGACATCACTTCATCAAGAACTTGAGGTTTTAAGTGTATCGAAACGTCTTGTTAGAAGCTTAAGTcaaaagttgaaaagaaagaaccATGGTGATGTCATGGAAGATGAAAATGACACGCGCGGGGTTTCAATGAGGTGTCCACCGCTGTACACTCGGGGCGGTGGTTGCAAAGTTGGTGCAACTAACGGTGAAGAGTTTGGTGATACGGGTTGTGGAAGACGTTTTTCAACATCTGAAGACGGGAAAGGGTATAAACCTGTATGTGGGCCCGATGATACGAGTGTAGATTGTTTCTCGTATGGAGTAAAAGAGAGACTTTGGAAAAGAAGTAACCGGAAGGTTCCGGGAGTCGAAGGTGTACATGTGTTTCTTCCCGATGATATTTTCGAAATGTGTTTGGTAAGACTCCCTTTTACGAGTCTCATGAAAGCCCGTTTGGTATGCAAAAAATGGAAAACCTTGACCACAACGGCGCGATTCATGCAAATGAGGCGTGATGGTTTTTATCAAAGCCCGTGGTTGTTTTTGTTCGGTGCAGTTAAAGATGGTTTTTGCTCTCGTGAAATACACGCGTTGGATGTTTCTCTTAATAAATGGCATAAAGTGGAGTCGGATGTTCTTAAAGGCCGGTCTTTGTTCTCGGTTGTAAGCATCCAAGAAAATGTTTATGTTGTTGGTGGTTGTTCTAGTTTGACCAATATCGGTAGATTGGATCGAAGTTCGGTTAAGACCCACAAAGGTGTTTTAGTGTTTAGCCCGTTGACCAAGTCTTGGCAGAAGGTTGCATCTATGAAACACGCAAGGTCAAAACCGATTCTAGGTGTGTATGAAGTCAAGTCAGATAGTTTGACTATAAAAAGTCAACACAATCGACAAGATCGACGTTTGGTCAAGACACGCATTGGTGGAGTATCGGATGTATACGAGGACCCACATAGACTTTCAGTTAGGCGTCAACTAAGATACCCTCACGATGAAATCGAGGTTTCATTTAAACAGAAAAACGAGCACTTGAACAAAAAAGATTCGATCAAACGGTTCTTGATTATGGCCGTAGGTGGTGTTGGATCATGGGACGAGCCGTTAGATTCATGTGAAATTTTCGATTCTTTATGTAATAAATGGACCGAAATCCAAAGATTACCGGCTGATTTCGGGGTTGCTTGTTCGGGAGTTTTTTGTAACAAGATGTTTTATGTGTACTCAGAAACCGATAACCTTGCAGGATATGATATCGAAAGGGGGTATTGGGTCAGAGTTCAAACAACGATGTTGCCTGCGCGTGTACACGAGTACTACCCGAAGCTAATTTCGTGTGAAAATCGGTTGTTTATGGTGTCGGTTTCATGGTGTGAAGGAGATGGTCAAATTGGGCGAAGAAATAAAGCGGTTAGAAAGGTTTGGGAACTTGATCTGATGTATCTTAACTGGGAAGAGGTCTCGATACATCCTGATGCACCCATGGATTGGAACGCGACGTTTGTTGGTGATAAGAGTTTGATTTGTGGGGTCGAAATGTTCAAGATTTTTGGGCAGGTTTTGGAATTTTTGACCATGTTTGATGTATCTGATGCTTCGAAGAATTGGATTCATGTATCGAGAAACCGAGTTGCTCATGAATTGGATGCTTCTTCGTGCATAACGAAATCATTGGCTGTTGTGCACTTGTAACTGTACAGATTAGTGACCTGAATCGGCTCGAGTTGCATTCTTAGTTGTAACTTGTGAAGAACTGCAGATTATTTCTACATGACAGATTTCTGTTTTTTTCTTTATCTGTATGTTTTATGACATTCATATTTGTTCAATGTAGTGTAAGATTGGTGACTGGAATGGCATATTTATCAtaacttttttttttgttgttgtttggtTTGATTTGGTTTGAGTTTTACTATTTTTTTAATAGCAGTTTGCGATCACCCAAGGGACTAAACCACCCCGACGTTCATTTCCCACTGTCGCATAACCCGTCCCCGACTGCTGTTCAGGAGAAAACCCGGCCCAATCTGAAGGCATGGGCAGTAAAACACCCGTCCCTACTGCCCCCCGCAACGCGAGGTGCGGAAGGCGGATGGAATTCAAGGGTTAAAGGGCAATCTGTGTTTGAGTTTTATGTTTCCAAATGATGACAACAAAGCACAAAAGAACATCAACTCAAGTTACAACCCAAAACAATCAGTGACTAGCCATGAATGAGTATGCAACTAGCTGATATTTTGTTGCTTATATGGTACAAAAGTACAAATTCTGGCAACAAAGTCTACGTTGACCCTTTCGATCCGCATAAAATAGGCCTAATCGCCAACTCACCCAATTTTTAACGAACCATAAGAAATTGCCCCTAATAGAAAAATGTGCAAAAAATGCCCTTGCAATTTACACGAGGACCTTGTGCATTGCCCAAAAAACCGGTCATGACCGAAAAAATTGCTTTCAGTCATCGACCTGTTTTTTGGGCTGACAATAGCCCGATCGAACATATTTAGAAAACAAGAGACGTTCTTTATTGTCTTGACTCAAGGATTGCTCGTGAAAGAATTGAACAACTCTACATAAAGTACACACAGATATCATGTGAAATCAACAAATCATAATTGAAACAACATACAAATACAGAATTACAACTTTATATTATAGTTTATACAACAACAGAATTACAATAACTATGTACCTTTTCATCTGCTTACACTCTACAGGCCGTCTGAACGACACAAAACTTCGGTCTCATCCTATGTTGGGGAAGATGCCAGAAAAGTTCGGGATCTTATCGATATGTTTCAGAGCCCGTTCAGCAATTTGTCGGGTTCGATAATCACCATGTTGAAATGCATCAACAAGTGCTGTACTAACATTCGGGTCACCCGAAACTTCATACGCTATATCTTCGGTTCGTAATAGTCTCTCCACCATCCAAACCGCCCGTCTTCTTAGGTTCTCCGTTTGTTTCTCGAGTAACACATCGAGAATCGGTTTTATTCCTTCCGCCTCGCACAAAACACTTACCCCTTCTTCGATATTCACCCCATCGTCCAACACAGTGGATAATGCTGCTAACGATGCTTCAACAACCTTGTCGTTAGTATGATCTAGTAAAGCTATTAATCTTGCAAGAGCTTGGCCTTCAATCAAACAAAATGTATCTCGTTGTGTACACGTCCCACGATGAACCCGGCACAAACCCGTCACCACGGGCGGGTTGCCCAAACACGGAAAGATCGACCCGCAAAATCCCGGTGACGGTAATTCGGGTAATTTCGTCAAATTCTTCGATTCTTGTGAGAGATTCTCTAAAGCGAGAGCCGAAGCCATTTGCACATTGTCGAGCCCGTTTGCTTGAAGAAGCTCGGTGAATAAACCCGCAAGTTCATTTTCACGGCAAAATGAAATAGCTTTCGGCTCGTTAGCTAAAACAAACGTAATCCTCGAAAGGACCCGAACCAAACCTTCTAAATATGGAGTCACAAACCGGCTTCTTCTAGTTTCACCTTGTCGGATCATTTTTATTCTCGAGAACACAATTTGAAAATCGCCTTCGTCTAACATTTGTCTTGTTAGCCCGATATCCATTTCCGGAAGTTCGGCTACAATCCCGATCGCAGCTGCTTGTTCTTCGGTGCTTGCAATATTTTCAGCTATTACCTTAAATAAACTCCCGAGCTGTCCCGATGACCCGCATAAACAACCGACCAATTCTTGGCCCATATGGGTAGAAAGATTTTGAAGAAGTTTAATCGAAGCCATTCGCAACTCTTTTTGTGGGGCCTCGATGAATTGTACCAAACTTATGGTGGCTCCCAAGCTTTTGATGGCGGCAGCCACCCCAATAACGGTGATCGGAGAATTAGTTAATCCAACAAGAACTTGTAGAAGTTTGCCTTCTATGGTCGGGCCCGTGTTGCTAATCATTTGAAGTAGATTGTGAATTATGTCTTCGGATACTAGGGTTTGGTGGTTCGGGCcgacttggatcgagtcaaaatcaCAGTCAGAGTTCACGATATTGGCGAGGATTGTAGCGGATACTTCTTTTAGTCTTAATGGGAGGTTGGTAGGGCCCGCAAAGAGATCTTTGACTAGAGGATAAAGTATACCTTCTTCAACTAAAACTTTTGCACTTGCTTCACAAGATGATACTTGATTTAGGGCTTTTAACGCAGCTTCTCGAGACTGTATATCGCCAGTTTTTACTAAACTGATTAAGGACGAACCTACGGTTCGGGCCACAAAGACTTTAACATCGTTGCTAAGAGCTAAATCGCCAAGGTATGAAGCCATAGACAGTTTGACCTCGGGATGACCTGTATGTATACATTGATGAATTAGTGATTGGACAAGTGGggggcaatttcaacccatttatatGGGATCGGGTCAATTCAGTCTTTATGGAAAGTACCTTCAAGAAGAAGTGTCAAAAGAGGTTGTAATCTGCCATTTTCAGCCATTTGCCTCACATTATTCTCGTTCCTCTCCAAATTTTCGAGAGTTTTGTCAGCTTTTTGAACGATCAAAAGATTTTCTGATTTGCTGCTTGTCATTCCGACTAGAATGAGTATCGCTCCATTTACAGAACCGATTTTTTCACACAACGACTCGGATTTCGAGAGCTCAAAGAGCAATGACACGGCTTCTTCCCGTTCTTGGCACCGTTCATTAGATAAGAACTTGACGATTGTGCGCACTTTATCTCCTTCAGCCATTATTTCCTGAAAAGCACAAAAAACACATAATGCACATATAATACTCTTTGTTTACAGCTAAAGGTGGCATTATAAATGGGCCAATTTAGACGCAGTTTTAtctcaaatgggtcaaacaaggATTTAAATAACTATTAATGATGATAGTGTTCTCTAAAGATGGCAAAGGTGTTTACGGGTCAAACCGAACCCATTTTGACCCGTCATCCCCACTCGTCTCAAATCTTGCCACCTCTATCTACAATGGTTCCATAGCAGAGGAGTCTTAGAGGGTGTGCAAGATAGGCTATCTAACAGGGCCCGAAAATTTGAAAGGACCCAAAAATTTAAAACTTTATATATACTTGTTTTATATAGACTTGTTTTTCTATCAGTACATGTAGGTGGAAAAAAAACTCATAGCCAAAAAAAAACATTTGTTCCTTCCTTTGACACAAATTACCCCTAATCAGAAGTCATTTTAATTGAGAGATCTCAAAAACAATGATAACATGTTTTGCTATTTATAATGATAaatttttagtagtattatcattttatatgtATTGAAAAATTTAACGTTCATAAGAGCCCATTATTATATCACGAACAGACGGACCTGTATACAAGAACGGTGAAATATTAACTATTTATTTACCTTATTGTCATCATCATCTTCTACCACAATTCGAAGAGTTTCAAGAGCTCTAAACCTAACTTTACGACTGGTGCACTTCAACATGTCAACAATCATAGGTATGAGCTCAGCATTACGTATGACATGCTTATTCGAAACATTTTTTGTCGCCAGTTGCTGTATAAATCTTAACGCCTGTAACCCATCGCTTTCAGAACACCCGGGCGTTAAAGACTTACGAGCCATGTCGAGCTGAACTAATTCATTCCTAGCATTCCATTCTTCAATTGTATTCCTTAACGCAATACTCGGGTTCATATCCATAGTCTTTAATTCTATTAATGTCACCGGACAAACGAGCTTTCGTCCATTTTCTTTGCATTCGTTaaaccatttttcaatagcttctcGCTCGAAAGTTTGACCGTTTTCGAGGGTAACGGGATCTTTCATAACTTGTTTAGAGAGAGGGCATTTGAACGCATCGTATATCGGCTCGATATGTTGTCTTTCGTATTGAAAACTTTCGTCAGACTGGCTACCAAGGTCACGGCTTCCGTCCCAATTTCCAGCCATTAGATCGAAATCCAATCAAAAAGAAAATTCTGATTTCCTAAGTGAATATatcaaaaaaaaattcaaatttgttAAAGGAAGATCAATTTTACAGTTATTTCAGTTAGTCGTAAGTAAGTACACAAATCTAGTATAGGTAACATGTGCACATCAAATAGCACAATTAACTTACTATATTTAGTAATTTTCATAAATAACAAACAAAGAATCCATAATTAATAGAATTGCAATTTGCACCTTGAATTGGCAGTAATAATAAAATGTAACAGTTAGTCATTTAATCTTCATCATCTAAAATATTAAACCCTAAGAACACTTAAACACAAGCTATTCAAATTCGTAGATATATTATCACTAACTCAAATTCAACTTAATTCAGATTCAAAATACATCAAATCACGCTTTCATAACTTCGATATTAGACTATCAGATCATAAATTCACACTAACAAGTTGAAAATCATGATATAGGTCAATGAAATCGAGCTAATTACCTTCAATTCTGATTGAGATTCTGCATAATAGAAATGAATTGGATGTAAGGGTTTGATGAATATCAACAAGGTGACAAAAATTATAAAGAAATAAAATGATTTATGAATTTTtcattaaaattttaattagttgTAATTTTTTTTTAGAAGTTGATCATAATATAGTTTGTCAAGTTAGACAGAGAGTGACAGTT from Rutidosis leptorrhynchoides isolate AG116_Rl617_1_P2 chromosome 9, CSIRO_AGI_Rlap_v1, whole genome shotgun sequence harbors:
- the LOC139865866 gene encoding U-box domain-containing protein 44-like, with translation MAGNWDGSRDLGSQSDESFQYERQHIEPIYDAFKCPLSKQVMKDPVTLENGQTFEREAIEKWFNECKENGRKLVCPVTLIELKTMDMNPSIALRNTIEEWNARNELVQLDMARKSLTPGCSESDGLQALRFIQQLATKNVSNKHVIRNAELIPMIVDMLKCTSRKVRFRALETLRIVVEDDDDNKEIMAEGDKVRTIVKFLSNERCQEREEAVSLLFELSKSESLCEKIGSVNGAILILVGMTSSKSENLLIVQKADKTLENLERNENNVRQMAENGRLQPLLTLLLEGHPEVKLSMASYLGDLALSNDVKVFVARTVGSSLISLVKTGDIQSREAALKALNQVSSCEASAKVLVEEGILYPLVKDLFAGPTNLPLRLKEVSATILANIVNSDCDFDSIQVGPNHQTLVSEDIIHNLLQMISNTGPTIEGKLLQVLVGLTNSPITVIGVAAAIKSLGATISLVQFIEAPQKELRMASIKLLQNLSTHMGQELVGCLCGSSGQLGSLFKVIAENIASTEEQAAAIGIVAELPEMDIGLTRQMLDEGDFQIVFSRIKMIRQGETRRSRFVTPYLEGLVRVLSRITFVLANEPKAISFCRENELAGLFTELLQANGLDNVQMASALALENLSQESKNLTKLPELPSPGFCGSIFPCLGNPPVVTGLCRVHRGTCTQRDTFCLIEGQALARLIALLDHTNDKVVEASLAALSTVLDDGVNIEEGVSVLCEAEGIKPILDVLLEKQTENLRRRAVWMVERLLRTEDIAYEVSGDPNVSTALVDAFQHGDYRTRQIAERALKHIDKIPNFSGIFPNIG
- the LOC139867115 gene encoding F-box/kelch-repeat protein At5g42350-like; translation: MISESVSGETSLHQELEVLSVSKRLVRSLSQKLKRKNHGDVMEDENDTRGVSMRCPPLYTRGGGCKVGATNGEEFGDTGCGRRFSTSEDGKGYKPVCGPDDTSVDCFSYGVKERLWKRSNRKVPGVEGVHVFLPDDIFEMCLVRLPFTSLMKARLVCKKWKTLTTTARFMQMRRDGFYQSPWLFLFGAVKDGFCSREIHALDVSLNKWHKVESDVLKGRSLFSVVSIQENVYVVGGCSSLTNIGRLDRSSVKTHKGVLVFSPLTKSWQKVASMKHARSKPILGVYEVKSDSLTIKSQHNRQDRRLVKTRIGGVSDVYEDPHRLSVRRQLRYPHDEIEVSFKQKNEHLNKKDSIKRFLIMAVGGVGSWDEPLDSCEIFDSLCNKWTEIQRLPADFGVACSGVFCNKMFYVYSETDNLAGYDIERGYWVRVQTTMLPARVHEYYPKLISCENRLFMVSVSWCEGDGQIGRRNKAVRKVWELDLMYLNWEEVSIHPDAPMDWNATFVGDKSLICGVEMFKIFGQVLEFLTMFDVSDASKNWIHVSRNRVAHELDASSCITKSLAVVHL